A genome region from Deinococcus sp. KNUC1210 includes the following:
- a CDS encoding TolC family protein, which translates to MNEPLRRPLLTRPRSMLLSALLGVALLPIAQAQAAATTLTLPQAVTSALTAGATVRDAQAGAVSAASTLKAVQADPSTLAAALLTAQQANTLAQANLSQARLTAVQNAVNAYTSLYQTQAQIDQQKLQVQVDEKNLQVAQVKLSTKNGTALDVENAQNTLASSRQALASAQAQIVVNSQKLANVIGKPGSYSAATPPTPPKVRLNTTLSTNYPTLLQDQQAVDAAALAVKLANNEFTARVTLDQAKTKLASAQSDLSTLQKTLNTTLATAQSSAEAAQASYQTAIQAEANAQATYKQDNVRYTSGTISAVQLLQSQLALKKAQYARAQALVSLWQALAALGSASGQDQTGLAAQ; encoded by the coding sequence ATGAATGAACCGCTGCGCCGCCCGCTGCTGACCCGTCCCCGTTCCATGCTGCTGTCTGCGCTGCTCGGAGTGGCTCTGCTGCCCATTGCCCAGGCACAGGCAGCAGCCACCACCCTGACCCTGCCTCAGGCAGTGACGTCGGCCCTGACGGCGGGCGCAACCGTGCGCGACGCCCAGGCAGGCGCGGTATCGGCAGCTTCGACCCTGAAGGCGGTGCAGGCAGACCCCTCGACCCTTGCCGCCGCCCTGCTGACTGCACAGCAGGCCAATACGCTGGCACAGGCCAACCTGTCGCAGGCCCGCCTGACGGCTGTTCAGAACGCGGTCAATGCCTATACGTCGCTGTATCAGACACAGGCGCAGATCGATCAGCAGAAGTTGCAGGTGCAGGTGGACGAGAAAAACCTTCAGGTGGCGCAGGTCAAGCTGAGCACCAAGAACGGCACGGCCCTCGATGTCGAGAACGCCCAGAACACCCTGGCAAGCAGCCGACAGGCGCTCGCATCTGCTCAGGCACAGATCGTGGTGAACAGCCAGAAGCTCGCCAACGTGATCGGCAAGCCGGGCAGCTACAGCGCCGCGACTCCGCCGACCCCGCCCAAGGTTCGCCTGAATACCACGCTCAGCACCAACTACCCGACACTGCTGCAGGATCAACAGGCGGTCGACGCGGCGGCCCTAGCGGTCAAGCTCGCCAACAACGAATTCACGGCGCGGGTCACGCTCGATCAGGCGAAGACCAAGCTGGCAAGCGCCCAGAGCGACCTCTCGACCCTCCAGAAGACGCTGAACACCACCCTGGCAACGGCCCAGAGCAGCGCCGAGGCGGCCCAGGCCAGCTATCAGACCGCCATTCAGGCCGAGGCCAACGCGCAGGCCACCTACAAGCAGGACAACGTGAGGTATACCAGCGGCACCATCAGCGCGGTGCAGCTCCTCCAGAGTCAGCTGGCGCTGAAGAAGGCCCAGTACGCCCGCGCTCAGGCGCTCGTGTCGCTGTGGCAGGCGCTCGCTGCTCTCGGCAGCGCCAGCGGACAGGATCAGACAGGGCTGGCAGCGCAGTAA
- the aceF gene encoding dihydrolipoyllysine-residue acetyltransferase, whose translation MPTNVTLPEVGDNIEQGTVVTVLVKAGDTIAEGQAIIEIETDKAVVEVPASAAGTVAEVLVKEGDSVQVGGTILTLQDEAGETTAAAAAPASTPEAEPDVAPVATDTATAQNVAQAQQAAQKEQAAPTAPAAPAPAASSQDVTLPEVGDNVEQGTVVTVLVKAGDTITEGQAIIEIETDKAVVEVPASAAGTVAEVRVKEGDTVKVGGVILTLQGGAAPSGGPSADFQQPQSAFEAGTARDSQGAGEQPAAENPQASGTYNTQIYDQKRTFDGRDVIHAAPSVRRLARELGVDLARVRGSGPAGRISDGDVRSAVGGAAPAAAAPAQAAPAQPVVAQASAGQAAVQPQAAAPSVSEQTPASPASPVIKLPDFEKWGTVRREDMSGIRKATVRSMSNAWASVPMVTQFDKADVTRMEEVRKQFAARVEKAGGKLTMTHILMKVVAGALRKFPKFGASLDLANNQVIYKDYVNLGVAVDTPVGLLVPVLKDADRKSITEIVLELNELAGKARDRKLKPDEMAGATFTISNLGGIGGYAFTPIVNPPEVAILGVSRGGFEPVWNKDTQSFEPRNMLPLSLSYDHRLIDGADAARFVRFICETLEDPFLISL comes from the coding sequence ATGCCAACAAACGTAACCCTTCCCGAAGTGGGCGACAACATCGAACAGGGCACCGTCGTGACCGTGCTGGTCAAGGCGGGCGACACCATCGCGGAAGGTCAGGCGATCATCGAGATCGAGACCGACAAAGCGGTGGTCGAAGTGCCCGCCAGCGCTGCCGGAACGGTGGCCGAGGTGCTGGTCAAGGAAGGTGACAGCGTGCAGGTGGGCGGCACGATCCTGACGCTTCAGGACGAGGCGGGGGAGACGACCGCTGCCGCTGCTGCGCCTGCCAGCACGCCCGAAGCCGAGCCGGACGTGGCTCCGGTCGCCACTGACACGGCCACCGCGCAGAATGTGGCGCAGGCTCAGCAGGCGGCGCAGAAGGAGCAGGCCGCGCCCACAGCTCCGGCGGCTCCTGCCCCCGCTGCGAGCAGCCAGGACGTAACCCTTCCTGAAGTGGGCGACAACGTGGAGCAGGGCACCGTCGTGACTGTACTGGTCAAAGCGGGCGACACCATCACGGAAGGTCAGGCGATCATCGAGATCGAGACCGATAAAGCGGTGGTCGAAGTGCCCGCCAGCGCTGCCGGAACGGTGGCCGAGGTGCGCGTGAAGGAAGGCGACACCGTGAAGGTGGGGGGCGTGATTCTGACGCTTCAGGGCGGCGCAGCTCCTTCCGGCGGCCCGTCCGCCGACTTTCAGCAGCCGCAGAGCGCCTTCGAGGCCGGCACTGCCCGCGATTCTCAGGGCGCAGGCGAGCAGCCCGCTGCCGAGAATCCCCAGGCGTCGGGGACGTACAACACCCAGATCTACGACCAGAAACGCACCTTCGATGGCCGCGACGTGATTCACGCGGCTCCCAGCGTGCGCCGTCTGGCCCGCGAACTGGGTGTGGACCTCGCCCGCGTGCGCGGAAGTGGCCCCGCCGGGCGTATTTCCGACGGCGACGTGCGTTCGGCGGTAGGCGGCGCGGCCCCGGCTGCCGCAGCACCTGCCCAGGCAGCACCCGCTCAGCCAGTCGTGGCCCAGGCTTCCGCAGGACAGGCCGCCGTTCAGCCTCAGGCCGCTGCGCCCTCGGTGTCCGAGCAGACTCCTGCCAGTCCTGCTTCCCCGGTCATCAAGCTCCCAGATTTTGAGAAATGGGGCACGGTGCGCCGCGAGGACATGAGCGGCATCCGCAAGGCCACCGTTCGCAGCATGAGCAATGCCTGGGCCAGCGTGCCGATGGTCACGCAGTTCGATAAGGCCGATGTAACCCGCATGGAAGAGGTTCGCAAGCAGTTTGCCGCCAGAGTCGAGAAGGCAGGCGGCAAGCTCACCATGACCCACATTCTGATGAAGGTGGTCGCGGGGGCGCTCCGCAAATTCCCGAAATTTGGGGCGAGCCTCGATCTTGCCAACAACCAGGTCATCTACAAGGACTATGTGAATCTGGGCGTGGCGGTCGATACGCCGGTCGGTCTGCTGGTGCCTGTTCTCAAGGACGCCGACCGCAAGAGCATCACCGAGATCGTGCTGGAGCTGAACGAACTGGCCGGCAAGGCCCGTGACCGCAAGCTGAAGCCCGATGAGATGGCCGGCGCGACCTTCACGATTTCCAATCTCGGCGGCATCGGCGGATACGCCTTCACACCGATTGTCAATCCGCCGGAAGTAGCGATCCTGGGCGTGTCACGTGGCGGCTTCGAGCCGGTCTGGAACAAGGACACCCAGAGCTTCGAGCCGCGCAACATGCTGCCGCTGAGCCTGAGTTACGACCACCGCCTGATCGACGGGGCCGACGCTGCCCGCTTCGTGCGCTTCATCTGCGAGACGCTGGAAGATCCTTTCCTGATCTCGCTGTAA